A stretch of the Ornithodoros turicata isolate Travis chromosome 4, ASM3712646v1, whole genome shotgun sequence genome encodes the following:
- the LOC135391165 gene encoding GTP-binding protein Di-Ras2-like isoform X2 → MPEQSNDYRVVVFGAGGVGKSSLVLRFVKGTFRESYIPTIEDTYRQVISCNKNICTLQITDTTGSHQFPAMQRLNISKGHAFILVYSITSKQSLEELRPIFDVIQEVKGGDTEGIPVMLVGNKVDETESREVDTSTGQDQAKRWSCGFLETSAKTNHNVKELFQELLNMEKRRSMSLQLDGKKTRSQLRKEKLKGKCLVM, encoded by the exons ATGCCAGAGCAGAGTAACGATTACCGGGTGGTTGTGTTCGGCGCGGGCGGCGTTGGGAAAAGTTCCCTGGTGCTGCGGTTTGTGAAAGGAACCTTTCGAGAGAGCTACATCCCCACCATTGAGGATACGTACAGACAG GTTATCAGCTGCAACAAGAACATCTGCACGCTCCAGATCACGGACACGACAGGAAGCCACCAGTTCCCGGCCATGCAGCGGCTCAATATCTCAAAGGGTCATGCCTTCATTCTGGTCTACTCCATCACCAGTAAACAAAGTCTCGAGGAGTTACGGCCTATCTTTGACGTCATTCAAGAG GTGAAAGGCGGCGACACAGAAGGCATCCCCGTAATGCTCGTCGGCAACAAAGTGGACGAGACGGAAAGCCGCGAAGTGGACACGAGCACGGGACAGGACCAAGCCAAGCGGTGGAGCTGCGGCTTTCTCGAAACTTCCGCAAAGACCAACCACAACGTCAAGGAACTATTCCAGGAGCTGCTCAACATGGAGAAGCGCCGTTCCATGTCACTCCAGTTAGACGGCAAGAAGACCAGGTCACAGCTTCGCAAGGAAAAACTCAAGGGGAAGTGTCTAGTCATGTGA
- the LOC135391165 gene encoding GTP-binding protein Di-Ras2-like isoform X1 — MAMGRARKRREDMPEQSNDYRVVVFGAGGVGKSSLVLRFVKGTFRESYIPTIEDTYRQVISCNKNICTLQITDTTGSHQFPAMQRLNISKGHAFILVYSITSKQSLEELRPIFDVIQEVKGGDTEGIPVMLVGNKVDETESREVDTSTGQDQAKRWSCGFLETSAKTNHNVKELFQELLNMEKRRSMSLQLDGKKTRSQLRKEKLKGKCLVM, encoded by the exons GAAGAGCACGGAAGCGGCGTGAGGACATGCCAGAGCAGAGTAACGATTACCGGGTGGTTGTGTTCGGCGCGGGCGGCGTTGGGAAAAGTTCCCTGGTGCTGCGGTTTGTGAAAGGAACCTTTCGAGAGAGCTACATCCCCACCATTGAGGATACGTACAGACAG GTTATCAGCTGCAACAAGAACATCTGCACGCTCCAGATCACGGACACGACAGGAAGCCACCAGTTCCCGGCCATGCAGCGGCTCAATATCTCAAAGGGTCATGCCTTCATTCTGGTCTACTCCATCACCAGTAAACAAAGTCTCGAGGAGTTACGGCCTATCTTTGACGTCATTCAAGAG GTGAAAGGCGGCGACACAGAAGGCATCCCCGTAATGCTCGTCGGCAACAAAGTGGACGAGACGGAAAGCCGCGAAGTGGACACGAGCACGGGACAGGACCAAGCCAAGCGGTGGAGCTGCGGCTTTCTCGAAACTTCCGCAAAGACCAACCACAACGTCAAGGAACTATTCCAGGAGCTGCTCAACATGGAGAAGCGCCGTTCCATGTCACTCCAGTTAGACGGCAAGAAGACCAGGTCACAGCTTCGCAAGGAAAAACTCAAGGGGAAGTGTCTAGTCATGTGA